A region of Malaclemys terrapin pileata isolate rMalTer1 chromosome 5, rMalTer1.hap1, whole genome shotgun sequence DNA encodes the following proteins:
- the BOD1L1 gene encoding biorientation of chromosomes in cell division protein 1-like 1 isoform X2, producing MASNPQPQPPPPPPPPPPPQQQPPLPGASGGGGAVEPELVSVIVNHLKSQGLFDQFRRDCLADVDTKPAYQNLRQRVDNFVSNHLATHTWSPHLNKNQLRNNIRQQVLKSGMLESGIDRIISQVVDPKINHTFRPQVEKAVHEFLATLNHKEEASPSTAPSEEKADASITVQGVSTAAPSANVASDAMSILETITSLNQEASAARASTENTNSKNSDRTSKRLSSQQSVDGSTERERNSEDLPDQEKPICDSSEGSEAVAKCEDLNELPCPSEEIKNSTKDVNNLIHPSKEILLESDDQKSKLTDKGDKKPESTEKGERKKEKKEKNDKKFDHSKKNDDALKAKEEKQVKEREAESVKQLAPEKSSSKHKITEGIKEEHILEDSDVDVLSDITVSSVHTSDLSSFEEESEEEAVVSDSTEEGEITSDDEEEKNNQSKTKPQTNEVCDGKAKPVRHAYVHKPFLYSKYYSDSDDERTVEQHRQSIAREKEERLVRRQINRERLEEKRKQKAAEKTKSLKSGSQSAEGKSGLNLEESSTKDFEMKVTGTSIKDVLKEQKFLEKKVALSRKRKRDSRHVEDSWQKKYEHPEEDSKETQKTNETCEKISSKELKHNHGKSEVTKPVRRVSESVHSTEESKNDPKVEREHKRKTSTSLQIEGTQQDTETRDPKKQLERAEISTDELQKQKYAFKNEKHLKKDDTEIQNLRSVPKKELKSFRDKNEKERTLSEDKLLVKHKYKGDSVHKINDDIDLHSFERSLKGEDSVQKHNQQTKVPSDDKSEKKSKHRSERKISTTSKDGKNVSEYTLKNEEMLRKENNKKDRHISTEKSRAEYKSKRSSSDSRPQKDSQGNSKQLVSSSQRRSESYLEDKHEIESTNSDSNLRQEDSIHRDRRRSKSFLEDKFLLKSKSKSHSKQSKPIETELQESCTKHETVQKPDKDKNMEENDTDKQRKSKNEDKVFDESIVDFEVESGMHSIYSLQKDFSHRVKLQAGEKVTVKEKNKSDKDLSYSKLERKLSVEGHKSRNLKHSNKEMKKKEESNKLEDKDIKEIDNNHEKVQGIMIMDKKSSKKLSCENKKGNLSAHEVTMEEEKLATDIFVTSHIPATQSPIRTSDGLLHSEQGEEPMEVDSEQTYAKVHEASKIEEKNSSNSLLDMDSENAAKENMNLHNSKNELRNRLADFEACVSEFPADRNSEQTIEHVKNPIEGVDALDTMSKQASEEQGPIKQGAYQMNIVYETSGRILLNAPIKEQTSEDARKPKNLNKVNPIRESLSLAINSSRQDASHKKSMDICISDFTDSLPNVAKEESHTLDKICLKKDSFILDNSASQTAYMEQQDSPVLGCVMKEAEVTMINTEKKDGETCLIGEQAVGETMGDVSIQEGYDQVTMLDSVQRRNVYNVTGGIEGKSLMADQAADHEGISMKKSVLMNLGKKESDNLNIGAAAKEEKGSMVDIVEKSEGHDMGDVVESSLLLVPMNVIRVPEEIIKDSFIVSGAEESDGIITDTENKNESNVVGTSAGSVDHIYNRLETTEATAIGTSTEKMIESTVMATSTGEGKGEGAAIHSEKESDATTTCSEEESEVTLICTSIEADEGFTTSIWTKSNEGVSFSTEADGECTVAAAEEGSGVVTGGFAETESFLTSTKEGESAECTMIYTEENDKDSVNAGRIEIEDNVNSAGTEEKDDAVTSAGSEEKCKTSTCRRTGKFEISVTCIGEIESDGAVTSAGTEAGEGSMSSNNSNECQSNVTGADQLKESEGAVTCTGAEERGHGFIIGSVTGVDAQEDSAVTGACVEMVMNNNTMSGTSADKGEDIVNGESAVTSTGIIAEDDAETAAVCTGLEDSNESFAVGLDVEKCESAMDSTGAKEKATITMISIGPCDDEGFVTSTGAKEEDEEGEGIVTSTGRGNEEIEHASTCAGIEGESALICIASEEGESSIICIVAEQVEAESGMAATNINKDGVDSNTGAKKEANGGIICKSAKGIVESSVTSASIANEDTLTPNTEEEDAMMSIDVEAYEGPMTSVVTEKDKGQSAAAAEEKNGNSANGSHGRKCEGPITSAVTKKEESPPASTDEEKAKGDVISTSIVEEGDAPMPCSATEIEEGSLTVARTDENESTVVLIDKEEFEAPRPSTATEFKETTYTASSKQAKDECTMISTSIVEEFEAPMPSVAMEYNSQVTAARKEVNESTMFCIDMEIYEVAMPSASSARDDGNHPTASSKEEKDECAMISTSIMEEQVILVSSEATEDRIQHVAAGTEAKSDTAMISTSMEYFEAPVPSAAAQDEDQLTASGTEGRLEAAMITRSGTEECEIVLISAATQAESQLIAAETEEKDESSMITPDAAEECKVVETSAARDEQHELTALNTEGKSGGSMIIVRKVVECGTPMLRVASSNEDQHIASSIEDKEEGAVITLSTMEECDSLFTFSVIEENQLVAANTEVKDENVIFNSTKEIECILSSTGPEKSDSSLPVGGREGDECICRGEKEIHEDAVMGESVVAKITSDTEVAETAETTVNLISVDEALCMEISTESTVIVSPSAEMGASGERAEEYIPYVEFTSEPCIPSEEAKRNDNFKNIDYNVNSSCLLENDFSEARTSPPRAQTLPLVSEHESKLAVNTNQGEITVEAKLGEKSDFPVSHMDKQFENDGKKNTVEVDDNLGIEVSFQQNTSFNSGKKETLPILAEELELKTNLKTEEPQKSRSPTREELHEEPHIEECLKDLPLKNASLKKDPKDVENSDTQRVEECSCKERKSKSPVTTGKETAQETSNTIDMTEAANIQIEVKDQEIEIPDQEKVSSMPGMGKKQSPTREDDYPITQDLRKGNKQSQCSKIKDIKDVASGDIAEVSKEIIRKHAPLSSAVEEKDELTSKQDTCEKAKQSLECNLSSVEENQPVIVKRKRGRPRKYPLEAVQSRMDSEADINTGNVQQSPTLATRGKFSQTAKDTSNKKETANEGEAGKAEMIVRRRGRKPRCSVIPSEETEILEPERKRRKLASAAEEEMKEQEEEDDEDDDDDEDDETHSGATTRSATRLEAQKKQPSKPTTRAASKGNSPSPVSPKKQQNSAAKKRSPSEAKVSKSPPLAQLKIQTSKRKREASPPAVRRKGQLKVDETPLKKTKR from the exons ATGGCCAGTaacccgcagccccagccccctccgccgccgccccctcctccacccccacagcagcagccgccgctgcCCGGGGCCTCCggagggggcggcgcggtggAGCCCGAGCTGGTGTCCGTGATCGTTAATCACCTGAAGAGCCAGGGGCTGTTCGACCAGTTCCGCCGAGACTGCCTGGCCGACGTGGACACCAAG CCTGCCTATCAAAACCTGAGACAACGTGTTGACAACTTTGTTTCCAACCACCTGGCAACTCACACTTGGAGTCCTCATCTCAACAAGAATCAGCTGAGAAATAATATTAGGCAGCAGGTTCTCAA ATCTGGAATGTTGGAGTCTGGAATTGACAGAATTATTTCTCAGGTTGTGGATCCAAAGATCAACCACACATTCAGACCTCAGGTGGAAAAAGCTGTTCATGAGTTTTTAGCCACATTAAATCACAAAGAGGAAGCAAGCCCCAGTACAGCCCCTAGTGAGGAAAAAGCAGATGCTTCCATCACAGTACAAG GCGTTTCTACTGCTGCTCCTAGTGCTAATGTAGCTAGTGATGCCATGTCCATTTTGGAAACAATAACTTCTCTTAACCAGGAAGCAAGTGCTGCCAGGGCTTCAACAGAGAATACAAATTCCAAGAACAGTGACAGAACTTCAAAAAGGCTGTCATCTCAACAGAGTGTTGATGGTAGCACAGAGAGAGAACGAAACTCAGAAGACTTGCCAGACCAAGAGAAGCCCATTTGTGATTCTTCAGAAGGAAGTGAAGCAGTTGCAAAGTGTGAAGATTTAAATGAACTCCCCTGTCCAAGTGAAGAAATCAAAAATTCAACAAAAGATGTTAACAATTTAATTCATCCAAGCAAAGAAATTCTACTGGAAAGTGATGACCAGAAAAGTAAATTAACAGATAAAGGTGACAAGAAACCAGAGAGCACcgagaaaggggaaagaaaaaaagagaaaaaagaaaagaatgacaAGAAGTTTGACCATTCAAAGAAGAATGATGATGCCCTAAAAGCAAAAGAAGAGAAgcaagtgaaagagagagaggcagaatcAGTAAAACAGTTGGCTCCTGAAAAAAGCAGCAGTAAACATAAGATAACAGAAGGTATAAAAGAAG aacatatttTGGAGGATTCAGACGTGGATGTACTCAGTGACATCACTGTTAGCTCTGTCCATACCAGTGACCTCTCTTCCTTTGAAGAAGAAAGTGAAGAGGAAGCTGTGGTTTCCGATAGCACTGAAGAAGGAGAGATCACATCAGATG ATGAAGAAGAGAAGAACAATCAGAGTAAAACAAAGCCTCAGACTAATGAGGTTTGCGATGGAAAAGCCAAACCTGTCCGTCACGCATATGTTCACAAGCCTTTTCTGTACTCCAAGTACTACAGTGATTCCGATGATGAACGGACTGTAGAGCAACACCGTCAGTCTATT GCcagagaaaaagaagagagacTCGTAAGGAGACAGATTAATAGAGAGAGACTTGAAGAGAAGCGTAAACAGAAAGCTGCAGAGAAAACAAAGTCTCTGAAAAGTGGGAGTCAGAGTGCTGAAG GTAAAAGTGGCCTGAACTTGGAAGAGTCTTCAACAaaagattttgaaatgaaagttaCTGGTACCAGCATTAAGGATGTTCTTAAAGAACAGaagtttttagaaaaaaaagtaGCCCTgagcaggaaaagaaaaagagattcaAG GCATGTTGAAGATAGTTGGCAAAAGAAATATGAGCATCCTGAAGAAGATTCCAAAGAAACACAAAAGACAAATGAG ACCTGTGAAAAAATCTCTTCAAAGGAGCTGAAGCATAATCATGGAAAAAGCGAAGTGACTAAGCCTGTTAGAAGAGTTTCAGAGTCAGTACATTCAACTGAGGAAAGCAAAAATGATCCTAAAGTGGAAAGAGAACATAAAAGAAAAACCTCTACCTCTCTTCAGATAGAAGGAACGCAGCAGGACACAGAAACAAGGGATCCCAAAAAGCAGCTGGAGAGAGCTGAGATTAGTACTGATGAACTGCAGAAGCAGAAATAtgcctttaaaaatgaaaaacatctgaaaaaagATGATACAGAAATTCAAAATTTGAGAAGTGTTCCCAAGAAAGAACTCAAATCATTTAgagataaaaatgaaaaagagaGAACTCTTTCAGAAGATAAATTGTTAGTAAAACATAAATACAAAGGAGACAGTGTACATAAAATAAATGATGATATTGACCTCCATTCTTTTGAGAGAAGCTTGAAAGGCGAGGATAGTGTTCAAAAACATAATCAACAAACAAAGGTTCCATCAGATgataaatctgaaaaaaaaagtaaacacagAAGCGAAAGGAAAATATCAACAACTagcaaagatggaaaaaatgtttctgaatacactttaaaaaatgaagaaatgttgcgtaaagaaaacaacaaaaaagacagacACATTTCAACAGAAAAGTCAAGAGCAGAATACAAgtccaaaaggtcatcaagtgaTTCTAGGCCACAGAAGGATTCTCAAGGTAATTCTAAGCAACTTGTTTCTTCATCACAGAGAAGGAGTGAAAGCTATTTAGAAGATAAACATGAAATAGAATCAACTAATTCAGATAGTAATTTAAGGCAAGAAGATAGTATTCACAGAGATAGACGAAGATCGAAGAGCTTCTTAGAAGACAAGTTTTTGTTAAAGTCTAAATCTAAGAGTCACAGTAAACAATCCAAACCAATTGAAACAGAATTACAAGAAAGTTGTACAAAGCACGAGACTGTTCAGAAACCAGACAAAGATAAGAATATGGAAGAGAATGACACAGATAAACAACGCAAATCCAAGAATGAAGATAAAGTTTTTGATGAAAGCATTGTTGATTTTGAGGTAGAAAGTGGGATGCACTCAATTTATAGTTTGCAAAAAGACTTTAGCCACAGAGTTAAGTTACAAGCAGGCGAAAAGGTAActgtaaaagagaaaaataagagTGATAAAGATTTAAGTTATTCCAAACTAGAAAGAAAGCTGTCAGTAGAAGGTCACAAAAGCAGAAACTTAAAGCATAGCAATAAGGAAATGAAGAAGAAGGAAGAAAGTAACAAATTGGAGGACAaagatattaaagaaatagacaaTAACCATGAAAAGGTGCAAGGGATTATGATTATGGATAAAAAGTCAAGTAAGAAATTATCttgtgaaaataaaaaaggaaacttGTCAGCCCATGAAGtgacaatggaagaggaaaaattAGCAACTGATATATTTGTAACCAGTCATATTCCAGCCACTCAAAGTCCAATCAGGACTAGTGATGGCTTGTTACATTCTGAACAAGGAGAAGAGCCAATGGAAGTTGATTCAGAACAGACATATGCAAAGGTACATGAAGCAtctaaaattgaagaaaaaaacagTAGTAATTCACTACTAGACATGGACTCTGAAAATGCTGCAAAAGAAAATATGAACCTACATAATTCAAAAAATGAATTAAGAAACAGGTTGGCGGATTTTGAAGCATGTGTGTCAGAGTTTCCAGCTGACAGAAATTCTGAACAAACCATTGAACATGTAAAAAATCCTATTGAAGGAGTTGATGCACTAGATACTATGTCCAAACAAGCTTCTGAGGAGCAAGGACCCATTAAACAAGGGGCGTATCAAATGAACATTGTGTATGAAACAAGTGGCAGAATTTTACTTAATGCTCCTATTAAGGAGCAGACTTCAGAAGATGCCAGAAAaccaaaaaatttaaacaaaGTCAATCCTATTAGAGAAAGTCTTTCTTTAGCAATTAATTCATCCAGACAAGATGCTTCCCATAAAAAGTCCATGGATATATGTATCTCAGACTTCACAGACTCTTTGCCTAATGTAGCTAAAGAGGAATCTCATACTTTAGATAAGATTTGTTTAAAGAAAGACTCCTTTATTTTAGACAATAGTGCATCACAAACTGCATACATGGAACAACAGGATAGCCCTGTGTTAGGCTGTGTTATGAAAGAAGCTGAGGTCACCATgataaacactgaaaaaaaggATGGTGAGACTTGTCTAATTGGTGAACAAGCAGTAGGAGAGACCATGGGTGATGTAAGTATACAAGAAGGTTATGATCAAGTGACTATGTTAGATAGTGTACAAAGAAGAAATGTGTATAATGTAACTGGTGGAATAGAAGGCAAAAGCTTGATGGCTGACCAAGCTGCGGATCATGAAGGTATAAGCatgaaaaaatctgttttgatgaacctggggaaaaaagaaagtgaTAACTTAAATATAGGCGCTGCTGCAAAGGAAGAAAAGGGTAGCATGGTGGACATTGTCGAAAAGAGTGAAGGACATGATATGGGTGACGTGGTAGAATCTTCTTTGTTGCTAGTGCCAATGAATGTTATAAGAGTTCCAGAGGAAATAATTAAAGACTCTTTTATAGTTAGTGGAGCAGAAGAAAGTGATGGCATAATAActgacactgaaaataaaaatgaaagcaatGTAGTgggcaccagtgcaggaagtgTTGATCACATATACAACAGGCTAGAAACAACTGAGGCCACTGCAATAGGAACTAGCACAGAGAAAATGATTGAGAGCACTGTAATGGCCACTAGTACAGGAGAAGGAAAAGGTGAGGGTGCTGCAATACACTCTGAAAAGGAAAGTGATGCCACAACTACTTGCTCAGAAGAAGAAAGTGAGGTTACTTTAATCTGCACAAGCATAGAAGCCGATGAAGGTTTCACGACAAGTATATGGACGAAAAGTAATGAAGGTGTCAGTTTCAGCACAGAAGCAGATGGTGAATGTACTGTTGCAGCAGCTGAAGAAGGTAGCGGTGTTGTCACTGGAGGATTTGCAGAAACAGAAAGTTTCCTAACTAGTACAAAGGAAGGAGAAAGTGCTGAGTGCACCATGATTTATACAGAAGAAAATGATAAAGATTCAGTCAATGCAGGCAGAATAGAAATTGAGGATAATGTGAACAGTGCTGGGACAGAAGAAAAAGATGATGCTGTAACTAGTGCAGGCTCGGAAGAGAAGTGCAAGACTTCAACTTGTAGACGTACAGGCAAATTTGAAATTTCTGTTACCTGTATAGGTGAAATTGAAAGTGATGGTGCTGTAACCAGTGCAGGCACAGAAGCAGGTGAAGGATCCATGAGCAGCAACAATTCAAATGAATGCCAGAGCAATGTAACTGGTGCTGACCAGTTAAAAGAAAGTGAGGGTGCTGTGACTTGTACAGGTGCAGAAGAAAGAGGTCATGGCTTCATAATTGGCTCAGTGACTGGTGTAGATGCACAAGAAGACAGCGCTGTAACTGGTGCATGTGTTGAAATGGTCATGAACAACAATACCATGAGTGGAACAAGTGCTGACAAAGGTGAAGATATTGTAAATGGTGAAAGTGCAGTGACCAGCACAGGCATAATAGCAGAAGATGATGCTGAGACTGCAGCAGTCTGCACAGGACTAGAAGATAGCAATGAAAGTTTTGCAGTTGGCTTAGATGTAGAAAAATGCGAAAGTGCAATGGACAGTACAGGAGCAAAAGAAAAAGCTACTATCACTATGATCAGCATAGGGCCTTGTGACGATGAAGGCTTTGTGACTAGCACAGGTGCAAAAGAAGAGGATGAAGAAGGTGAGGGTATTGTGACCAGTACAGGAAGAGGAAATGAAGAAATAGAGCATGCTTCAACCTGTGCAGGAATAGAAGGTGAAAGTGCACTTATTTGTATAGCGTCAGAAGAAGGTGAAAGTTCGATTATCTGCATAGTTGCAGAACAAGTAGAAGCTGAGTCTGGTATGGCTGCCACAAATATAAATAAAGATGGGGTTGACAGCAATACTGGTGCAAAGAAAGAAGCTAATGGTGGCATAATCTGCAAAAGTGCAAAGGGGATAGTTGAGAGCAGCGTGACAAGTGCAAGCATAGCAAATGAAGACACTCTGACCCCAAATACAGAAGAGGAGGATGCCATGATGTCTATAGATGTTGAAGCATATGAGGGTCCAATGACTAGTGTAGTGACAGAGAAAGATAAGGGTCAGtctgctgctgcagctgaagAAAAGAATGGCAATAGTGCCAATGGAAGTCATGGCAGAAAATGTGAGGGTCCCATAACTAGTGCAGTCACAAAGAAAGAGGAGAGTCCTCCTGCTTCTACTGATGAAGAAAAAGCTAAAGGTGACGTGATCTCCACCAGTATCGTAGAAGAAGGTGATGCTCCCATGCCATGTTCAGCCACAGAAATTGAAGAAGGTTCCCTCACTGTTGCAAGAACAGATGAAAATGAAAGCACTGTGGTCTTAATAGACAAGGAAGAATTTGAGGCTCCCAGGCCTAGTACAGCCACAGAATTCAAAGAGACTACATACACTGCCAGCAGTAAACAAGCAAAAGATGAGTGCACCATGATTTCCACCAGTATTGTGGAAGAATTTGAGGCTCCCATGCCCAGTGTAGCTATGGAATATAATAGTCAGGTCACTGCTGCAAGGAAAGAAGTGAATGAGAGTACTATGTTTTGTATAGACATGGAGATATATGAGGTTGCCATGCCCAGTGCATCCAGTGCTAGAGATGATGGAAATCATCCAACTGCAAGCAGCAAAGAAGAAAAAGATGAGTGTGCTATGATTTCCACAAGTATAATGGAAGAACAAGTGATCCTCGTGTCCAGTGAAGCCACAGAGGATAGGATTCAGCATGTTGCTGCAGGCACAGAAGCAAAAAGTGACACTGCCATGATCTCCACAAGTATGGAATATTTTGAGGCTCCTGTGCCCAGTGCAGCCGCACAAGATGAAGATCAACTCACTGCTTCAGGAACAGAAGGAAGACTGGAGGCTGCGATGATCACCAGAAGTGGGACAGAAGAATGTGAGATagtcctgatcagtgcagccACACAAGCTGAAAGTCAACTCATTGcagcagaaacagaagaaaaagatgaGAGTTCCATGATCACCCCAGATGCAGCAGAAGAATGTAAGGTTGTTGAGACCAGTGCAGCGAGAGATGAGCAGCATGAACTAACTGCTCTAAACACAGAAGGAAAAAGTGGTGGTTCTATGATTATTGTTAGAAAGGTGGTAGAATGTGGGACTCCAATGCTGAGAGTTGCCAGCAGCAATGAAGATCAACACATTGCTTCAAGTATAGAAGATAAAGAGgaaggtgctgtgatcactctcAGTACAATGGAAGAATGTGACAGTCTTTTCACCTTCTCAGTCATAGAGGAAAATCAGCTTGTTGctgcaaatacagaagtaaaagatGAAAATGTCATCTTCAATAGTACCAAAGAAATTGAATGCATCCTGTCATCTACAGGCCCAGAAAAAAGTGATAGTTCTTTGCCTGTGGGTGGTAGAGAAGGAGATGAATGCATATGTAGGGGAGAAAAGGAGATTCATGAGGATGCTGTGATGGGAGAATCAGTAGTAGCTAAGATCACATCAGACACTGAAGTTGCAGAAACAGCTGAAACTACAGTGAACCTCATAAGTGTAGATGAAGCCCTCTGTATGGAGATTAGTACAGAGTCTACAGTCATTGTTAGCCCTTCTGCAGAGATGGGTGCAAGTGGTGAAAGAGCAGAAGAGTATATTCCATATGTGGAATTTACATCAGAACCTTGTATTCCTTCAGAAGAAGCAAAGAGGaatgataattttaaaaacatagaCTATAATGTTAACAGTAGCTGCTTATTAGAAAATGACTTTTCTGAAGCAAGAACTTCACCTCCTAGGGCACAAACTCTTCCGCTAGTTTCTGAACATGAAAGCAAATTGGCTGTAAATACCAATCAGGGTGAAATAACTGTAGAAGCAAAACTGGGAGAAAAGAGTGACTTCCCTGTGTCGCATATGGATAAACAATTTGAGAATGATGGCAAAAAGAACACCGTGGAAGTAGATGATAACCTTGGAATCGAAGTTTCTTTTCAACAAAATACAAGCTTCAATTCAG GCAAGAAAGAAACTTTACCAATCTTGGCTGAAGAACTGGAACTGAAAACAAACTTGAAAACTGAAGAG CCACAAAAGTCTAGAAGTCCAACAAGGGAAGAACTGCATGAGGAGCCTCATATTGAAGAGTGTCTAAAAG ATTTGCCACTGAAGAATGCTTCTTTGAAGAAAGACCCTAAAGAC GTGGAAAACTCTGACACACAAAGAGTTGAAGAGTGTAGCTGCAAAGAAAGGAAATCTAAATCTCCAGTAACTACAGGTAAAGAAACAG CACAGGAAACTTCAAATACCATAGACATGACAGAAGCAGCAAATATCCAGATTGAAGTAAAAGATCAAGAG ATAGAAATACCGGATCAGGAAAAAGTAAGCAGCATGCCAGGAATGGGAAAAAAACAATCGCCTACTCGAGAAG ATGATTATCCGATTACTCAGGAtttgagaaaaggaaacaaacagaGTCAGTGCTCCAAAATAAAAGATATCAAG